AGTTTTCCTGTttaaatatatcaaaattcgaaaacgaggaaatttttaaaaatttccgtgACAAAAACCCACTAATTTTTCGCGTTGAAAAGCGAGAGCGAGTTCAAACAATCAGTTTGCGTTCAGCTTGCgtcagatttgaaaaaaacacaaaaaatacacacacacacacacacacacatttcgcaattttcttcCGAGAATCGCGTGTTTCTAGGTTCtccagaaacatttttggcgaaaaaaaatgcacaaaaatgcTTATAATATAAGTTTTTCATAAGCAGAAGAAGTTTGGCAGCAGCGGATTTGAAAGGATAATTATGGGTAACAACAACACCAACCAGTGacgttttttgataaaaatttgaaaaagtacgaaaaaaatgtattgcgAAAGAGACGAAGCGTATGTACTTcatatctttttgaaaaaaaccagtttttgataaagaaaagtaatattaaaaaccaaatatCAAAACCAAGGCATGTCCTTGAGAGGCAAAAAAAGCAGAGTATAGAACAGATTCGAACAGAAATGAAAGCAAATAATGtgaatgaataaattttttttaaaattattttatttaaaatttgaattttaaatttgcagagggaaaaaatgaatgaacatCCACGCAGAACAGTTAACATGCATGAATATAAATCGTTTGGAGACCACAATGGAgacgaaaaaacattttaaacaatGTGTGAAAGAAAAACcgtgattttcaacaaatcgtGTGAAATTGTGAGACGGTGATGGTTCCATTATCACTCGGGTAGCTCCAAAATATTTACAGGAACTATCAAATTTCACAACGCCTAGCTCGATGAAACCATCACCTTTCGGCACAAAGAACAGAACAAAACAAGCTACTAAATGGGTTGATAAACTATAAAACTAAATGGCCTAATATATTATGTGGGGAAAAAAACGGGAGAAAATAGGAtaacaaaaacattaaaaatacaGGAAATGTgggggaaaaaaaaaataaaaaaagacaCGTTGGGGGTTTCTAAAGATCTAAATAAATTTCTTAGTTTTGCTCCTTCTTTGGCTCCTCGGCGGTCTTGGCCTCCTGGGCGTCACCTCCAGAGTTCTTGGCAGCCATGTTCTTATAAGCAGCCTCGAAAAGCTTGAGCGATTGTTGTTGAAGAGTGTTGCAAGCCTCCTTGATAGCTTCTGGAGTCTCATTGTCCTTGTTGTCGAGAATCTTCTTAGTATCAGCAATCTTGGTTCGGAGAGCCTCACATTCGTCCTTTGGCAATTGATCGGCAAACTCGGTCATCTTGGCTTCGGTGTCGTGGATGATTCCTTCAGCTTGATTGATAACCTCGACGAGCTCCTTTCTCTTTGCGTCCTCAGCGGCATTCTTTTCGGCTTCCTTGATCATATTCTCGATTTGGTCCTTGGAAAGTCCTCCAGAAGATTGGATAAcgactgaaaacaaaaatcttaaaatcttAAGTACAAAAACTACATCAATTAGAAGAAAATCTTACTCTGTTGTTCCTTTCCGGTTCCACGATCTCTGGCTGAAACGTTCACGATACCATTAGCGTCAATGTCAAAGGTGACCTCGACTTGTGGAACACCACGTGGTGCTGGTGGAATTCCGACAAGCGAGAATTGACCGAGAAGTTTGTTGCTGGTGGCCATTTCACGTTCTCCTTGGAACACCTTGATCTGCACTTGAGTCTGTCCATCGGCGGCGGTAGAGAAGACTTGGGACTTCTTAGTTGGGATGGTAGTGTTTCTGGTGATGAGTTTGGTCATAATTCCTCCGAGAGTCTCGATACCAAGGGAAAGTGGAGTGACATCAAGGAGAAGAACATCGGTGACGTCTCCGGCCAAGACGGCTCCTTGAATAGCAGCTCCCATGGCGACGGCCTCGTCTGGGTTGACAGCCTTTGATGGAACTTTTCCGAAGATTTCTTGAACAGTGGCTTGCACCTTTGGCATTCTGCTCATTCCTCCTACGAGAAGAACATCGGCGATTTGGGAGGACTTGACTTCAGCGTCGTGAAGAGCCTTACGGCATGGCTCAATGGTTCTCTTGATGAGATCTCCGACAATCTGCTCGAACTTGGCTCTGGTGAGCTTCAAGTTAAGATGTTTTGGTCCAGATTGATCCATGGTGATGTATGGAAGATTAATGTCGGTCTGGGTGGTGGATGAAAGTTCGCACTTGGCCTTCTCGGCGGCTTCACGAAGTCTCTGCATGGCCTGTGGATCCTTGGTAAGATCAACTCCTTGCTCCTTCTTGAACTCTCCAACGAGGTGATGGACGAGAGCGTGATCGAAGTCTTCTCCTCCGAGGAATGTATCTCCGTTGGTGGACTTGACCTCGAAGACGCCCTTTTGGATTTCAAGAATTGACACATCGAAAGTACCACCTCCAAGATCGTAGACAGCGatgctaaaaaaatatatattgtgAAAAGTATTACTCGAGCGCTTAGCCTACATCTTATCTCCAGCGTCCTTATCCAATCCATAGGCGAGAGCGGCAGCAGTTGGCTCGTTGATGACACGAAGAACGTTAAGACCAGAGATTTGTCCAGCATCCTTAGTAGCTTGACGCTGAGAATCGTTGAAGTAAGCTGGAACTGTAACAACGGCGTTGTTGACGGTGGTTCCCAAATAGCTTTCGGCAGTTTCCTTCATCTTCATCAGAACGAATGCTCCAACCTGAGATGGGGAATACACTTTTCCTTGAGCCTCAACCCACGCGTCTCCGTTGCTGGCTTTGACAATCTTGTATGGAACGacctttctgaaaaatgaaaatttagtgaaaagagtccttttttaaaagaaaatttagtgaaaagaGTCCTTACAAGTCCTTTTGAACCTCTGGGTCTTCGTATCTTCTTCCGATCAATCTCTTTGTGGCGAAAAGAGTATTGGCAGAGTTGGTAACGGCCTGTCTTTTGGCTGGAGCTCCAACAAGACGCTCACCGTCAGCAGTGAAAGCAACCGTCGATGGAGTGGTTCTGACTCCTTCTGCGTTCTCGATAACTTTTGGAGTCTTTCCTTCCATGATACTGACACAGGAGTTTGTGGTTCCAAGATCAATTCCGATAACATGTCCCTTTGGTTTGTCCGACAAGCTTCTGGCGCTCATCAAGCTCGATCGAGCAATTGTGCGAGCGGAAGACAAGAATGATCGTGCGGAAAGCATAGTGCCTGAAAGAAAATTGCATCATGAACGAAAACGCGAGAAAATAGGATAAAAAGCagtaaaatataatttgtaaTCGGTTTTTGAGCTTATTTTGACATTTCCTAAacaaaatgacacaaaatttgcTTTTCAACCGTTAAACGGGAcaatttcttgtatttttgatAACAAAAGTCAGGGCATTTTGCATCATTTCCACTGAATATGCCAAGTTTTAGGAGAATAATGATGCAAAATATTGGAAAGGAGAGCTAAAAGGTTtaaatttaatgaatttttcgttggaaaaaactcgagaaatttctcgaaaaaaagaaTCACGGGCTTTTGCATCAactttcaaacagaaaaaaacttcTCGTCTCCGCCCATTTCACATTACGGTCAGGCGGCGGGTCTCGCAGCGCTTGTTGAGATTGTGTGCGCACACATTGCAGTTACGCCCCAATCGCAACACGCGGCGCGTTTTTctcttgaattatttttgctttatttttggcgaaaatgaGTTTTCTTTTTACAAATAGGgttgcaattaaaattttaacttctttttttaaaattattttacgaGGTGTTAAAATCAATGattattttgcagaaaacatGGGATTCGCTTCCGCTTCTCGCGAAGAGAAGCTGAAAATGCTGAAGAcaaataaaacaagaaaaactacGAAACATTTAAATCGCCTTGCAAAGCGGAAAAAGCTGTCGAGAGAGATTCGCGATGGAATGGCAGATATTAAATCAAGAAAATCTGCAGATTTGAGGCAGAGAGCTGTTAATGTgagcaatttttcgaaaataaaacaatttatccaataattttcagattgaagaTGATTTCATCGCCGACAGACAAGCTCATTATGAGAATAGTGATGAAGATTTGCCATTGGACATGATGGACGCAGATATCGATTGGGAGAACAGCGCATTTGCCAACGCAAAAAGGCGGCTTGAGAAAAGTAattgttgtttgaaaattagttaatAAACTTAATAACGTTAAATTGCAGAAAGAAGTGGTGTAGAATCAGACAGCGACGATGAAGATGAtgttgagaagaaaaagagaaaattcgCAGGACTACTCGAAGAAGGCCATGAAGAACTTCTGCCGATTAAGCTAAAAGATGGAACACTGATTCGTCCGACACGAGAAAAAGAAGTTAaggaagacgaagaagaaaaaagcggtgatgaagaagaagaaggagaagaggATGAGCCACATCGGGAAGATTTTTCGCATCTTTCCGCGTCGGAACTTATTGCAAAACGACGGGAATTGATGCAAGAATTCAAAGATACTATTGCATCACATGCTAATATGCTTTTATCAAATCCACAAGTCaatgtaaatttaatttttaattttttctcagaaatctcaatttttcagatcgtCCGTCTCCGAGATCTCTACAATCTGTGCAACGGCGAGAAAATCCACTCGCTGGTGCGAGAATCCGTTCAAAAACTCGCAATCGCTAGTACTCTCCAAGTTCTTCTCGATATTCTCCCGGGTTACGCGATTCGTGAGCAGACGGCCGAGGAAAAAGCCCAGAAACAGAAGAAAGAGACGAGAAATCTCGTTAATTATGAAGAATCGCTGTTGAGATATCACCTCAAGTATTTGCAGTTGTGTGAGAAGCTTTCGAATAGTGAGTGCTTGTATGGACTCGAAATCactaaaattaccaaatttcgtggcgaaaaactaaaaatttcggctaatttcagctaaaatcttcaattttggcTTGTTTTTCGTGCTGCGACCCGGAAAAATAGccgaaattggagattttttggcggaaatctGCTAGAAATTTTGACCATaccttcttaaaggcgcaagGATTTATTCTGAAGGGTCCTGGCGCGAAAAATttatggtagtttttttttttgtatttttaaagaaattttatcgtttttttcttcatttttctgctaaaagtagttttaaatttctttttttcaggctgacaaactggaaaaaaaaacatgctttttaaaagttttatcgtactaaaattgttttttaaaacaaattttgacagaaaaaaaaacggaattaatcagtttttcttgcatttttcaacGGAATTCTTTCGGTTTTAGCGACTTTTGTCGTTTTCCTTATCATTtcattgttaaaaattgttttaaatcagttttcaaagtaCAATGGCacttttttcactaaaaatgtgattttctcGTTTGTCGGGCTGAAATTAgctattttaaacaatttttaacagaaaattgaagagaaaaCAACAATATTCGCTAAAAACAAAGTAATTACATCGAAAATACAAGGAAAAAACTACGATAAACTTttgcgcgccgagacccatatgaataaatccgtgcgcctttaagaagacatgccaaaatcaaaaaatctactgTAGTTACGAAATAAGAGGATTTACTCTATtgtatcaacaaaaaaaagcataaAACTCTAATTTTGACTACTTTTCTGTGTCGCATCAGTCTGAAAGCCACAGAAAACAGgccaaaattgaagattttagcTAGAATtaccactttttttaaaaattaaaacaaaaaaaatccttttttttttcagaattggtCGGTAAGGATCGTCATAATGATGAGAGCACGTTCACATTCAAAATGGGAATTCTCTCTGTGAAGGTAATCAATTTCCCACGtcgtgtcagagtgtctcatttcggcttgatctacgtagatctacaaaaaatgcgggagaagagacgcagagttctcaactgattttgcatggt
This is a stretch of genomic DNA from Caenorhabditis elegans chromosome V. It encodes these proteins:
- the hsp-6 gene encoding Heat shock protein hsp-6 (Confirmed by transcript evidence), which codes for MLSARSFLSSARTIARSSLMSARSLSDKPKGHVIGIDLGTTNSCVSIMEGKTPKVIENAEGVRTTPSTVAFTADGERLVGAPAKRQAVTNSANTLFATKRLIGRRYEDPEVQKDLKVVPYKIVKASNGDAWVEAQGKVYSPSQVGAFVLMKMKETAESYLGTTVNNAVVTVPAYFNDSQRQATKDAGQISGLNVLRVINEPTAAALAYGLDKDAGDKIIAVYDLGGGTFDVSILEIQKGVFEVKSTNGDTFLGGEDFDHALVHHLVGEFKKEQGVDLTKDPQAMQRLREAAEKAKCELSSTTQTDINLPYITMDQSGPKHLNLKLTRAKFEQIVGDLIKRTIEPCRKALHDAEVKSSQIADVLLVGGMSRMPKVQATVQEIFGKVPSKAVNPDEAVAMGAAIQGAVLAGDVTDVLLLDVTPLSLGIETLGGIMTKLITRNTTIPTKKSQVFSTAADGQTQVQIKVFQGEREMATSNKLLGQFSLVGIPPAPRGVPQVEVTFDIDANGIVNVSARDRGTGKEQQIVIQSSGGLSKDQIENMIKEAEKNAAEDAKRKELVEVINQAEGIIHDTEAKMTEFADQLPKDECEALRTKIADTKKILDNKDNETPEAIKEACNTLQQQSLKLFEAAYKNMAAKNSGGDAQEAKTAEEPKKEQN